A region from the Falco rusticolus isolate bFalRus1 chromosome 4, bFalRus1.pri, whole genome shotgun sequence genome encodes:
- the PTPDC1 gene encoding protein tyrosine phosphatase domain-containing protein 1 isoform X3, whose amino-acid sequence MKGSAITYSFCRVTGTAMAAGALLQNELPYSSLLESSLHLANMSSGSSRRPTAKYTKVGEHLRHVIPGHMQCSMACGGRACKYENPARWSDQEQAIKGLYSSWITDNILAMARPSTELIDKYNIIEQFERCGIKTIINLQRPGEHASCGSPLEQESGFTYIPEAFMEAGIYFYNFGWKDYGVASLTTVLDMVKVMAFALQEGRVAVHCHAGLGRTGVLIACYLVFATRMSADQAILFVRAKRPNSIQTRGQLLCIREFTQFLVPLRNVFACCEPKAHTVTLSQYLTRQRHLLHGYESRHLKHVPKLIHLVCKLLLDLAENRQVVEAELLDIPDLSAEIEKTVSQLVSTQLDRELARQDSDMSDSSHTHSSTFETQDSLFSLGHECDPLWKRRNVECLQPLTHLKRRLSYSESDLRRTEFLLEQGETAWTVPAQILQCNQPKRNSGEECSATSEQKPQLDLNKEALVRNTCMFWSQGKFNLDGQKDGSSLYHRRNCTKEVQRSRTFSSGLASLHNTREPGTPRHNFTNEIGHRKDHKTNMYSRRVYVSEDSSSSSSSSKVNFSLGYESQGSKDVSEAIPHIVLQSELSLEARRVLAAKALADINEFLGEEEVKQKVEMWQKELNSRDGAWDKICTERDPFILCSLMWSWIEQLKEPIISKDDIDMLAKNCTESQDALYLLRKEQCQTILCIFHCVVNLQMLPADVEEALLARAIKAFTKTNLDSENGPYVYSTLKKVFKQTLEEKRKRLKEGTENHS is encoded by the exons ATGAAGGGATCAGCAATCACTTATTCTTTCTGCAGGGTAACAG GTACTGCAATGGCTGCAGGAGCTTTGCTGCAAAATGAATTACCGTATTCTTCATTGCTAGAGAGCAGTCTACATCTTGCAAATATGAGTTCAG GAAGTTCGAGGCGTCCAACAGCAAAATACACTAAAGTAGGGGAGCACCTTCGCCATGTCATTCCTGGTCACATGCAGTGCTCAATGGCATGTGGTGGACGTGCTTGCAAGTATGAAAATCCAGCTCGATGGAGTGACCAGGAGCAAGCTATTAAAGGGCTTTACTCTTCCTG GATAACAGATAACATACTGGCAATGGCTCGACCCTCAACAGAATTGATTGACAAGTACAACATTATTGAACAGTTTGAAAG ATGTGGCATAAAAACCATAATTAACCTTCAGCGTCCTGGGGAGCATGCAAGCTGTGGGAGTCCACTGGAACAAGAAAGCGGCTTCACCTACATTCCTGAAGCTTTTATGGAGGCTGGAA tttatttttataattttggaTGGAAGGATTATGGAGTGGCATCTCTCACTACTGTACTTGATATGGTAAAAGTCATGGCTTTCGCCTTGCAGGAAGGGAGGGTAGCTGTTCATTGTCACGCAGGACTTGGTCGGACAG GTGTTCTGATAGCTTGTTACTTAGTTTTTGCAACAAGAATGAGTGCTGATCAAGCAATTCTTTTTGTCAGAGCAAAAAGGCCTAATTCTATTCAGACTAGAGGGCAGTTGTTATGCATCAGAGAATTCACTCAGTTTTTGGTTCCTCTGAGAAACGTGTTTGCGTGCTGTGAGCCCAAGGCACACACAGTGACGCTGTCCCAGTACCTGACCCGTCAGAGACATCTGCTTCATGGTTACGAGAGTAGGCATCTCAAACATGTGCCAAAACTTATTCATCTTGTTTGCAAATTGTTGTTAGACCTGGCTGAAAACAGACAAGTGGTAGAGGCAGAATTGTTAGATATACCGGATCTCTCAGCTGAAATTGAAAAGACTGTTTCTCAGTTGGTATCCACACAGCTAGATAGAGAACTTGCAAGGCAGGACAGTGATATGTCAGACTCCTCCCACACCCACTCATCCACTTTCGAGACCCAGGattctcttttctccctgggACATGAATGTGATCCTCTTTGGAAAAGAAGGAATGTTGAATGCCTTCAGCCTCTAACTCATCTAAAAAGGCGTCTAAGCTATAGTGAGTCAGATTTAAGGAGAACTGAGTTTCTTTTAGAGCAAGGAGAAACTGCATGGACAGTACCTGCTCAGATACTACAGTGCAACCAACCCAAGCGGAACAGCGGTGAGGAATGTTCTGCCACAAGTGAACAAAAGCCACAGCTGGATTTAAATAAAGAGGCATTAGTGCGTAATACATGCATGTTCTGGAGTCAAGGTAAATTTAATTTGGATGGACAAAAAGATGGATCCTCCCTTTATCACAGAAGGAACTGTACGAAAGAAGTACAACGCAGTAGAACCTTTTCTTCAGGTCTAGCATCTCTCCACAATACCAGGGAACCCGGAACACCAAGGCATAATTTTACCAATGAGATTGGTCATAGAAAAGACCACAAGACTAATATGTATAGCAGAAGAGTCTATGTCTCTGAGGactcttcttcttcttcttcttcttctaaaGTGAACTTTTCCCTTGGATATGAAAGCCAAGGTAGCAAAGATGTGTCAGAGGCAATTCCACACATTGTTCTGCAGTCAGAATTAAGTTTGGAAGCCCGAAGAGTTTTGGCAGCAAAAGCACTTGCAGATATAAATGAATttctgggagaggaggaagtgAAGCAGAAGGTAGAAATGTGGCAG aaagaacTGAATTCTCGAGATGGAGCTTGGGATAAAATCTGTACCGAGAGAGATCCTTTTATCCTCTGTAGCTTGATGTGGTCCTGGATAGAGCAGCTGAAAGAACCTATTATATCCAAAGATGATATTGACATGCTGGCAAAAAattgcacagaatcacaggatgcACTTTACTTACTGAGAAAG GAACAGTGTCAGACTATCCTTTGTATTTTCCACTGTGTGGTGAACTTGCAAATGCTACCAGCTGATGTGGAGGAGGCCTTACTTGCTCGTGCTATTAAAGCTTTCACTAAG ACAAACTTGGATTCTGAAAATGGACCATATGTTTACAGTACcttgaaaaaagtatttaaacagacactggaagaaaaaagaaaaaggcttaaGGAAGGAACAGAGAATCACTCTTGA
- the PTPDC1 gene encoding protein tyrosine phosphatase domain-containing protein 1 isoform X4, with the protein MQGSPRRRSAVSIFSNFFQGRRHSSSDPLLRIIQRRRSSVVEVLSSSTHRVMVAISSLSPEELDATFPEKKRSSRRPTAKYTKVGEHLRHVIPGHMQCSMACGGRACKYENPARWSDQEQAIKGLYSSWITDNILAMARPSTELIDKYNIIEQFERCGIKTIINLQRPGEHASCGSPLEQESGFTYIPEAFMEAGIYFYNFGWKDYGVASLTTVLDMVKVMAFALQEGRVAVHCHAGLGRTGVLIACYLVFATRMSADQAILFVRAKRPNSIQTRGQLLCIREFTQFLVPLRNVFACCEPKAHTVTLSQYLTRQRHLLHGYESRHLKHVPKLIHLVCKLLLDLAENRQVVEAELLDIPDLSAEIEKTVSQLVSTQLDRELARQDSDMSDSSHTHSSTFETQDSLFSLGHECDPLWKRRNVECLQPLTHLKRRLSYSESDLRRTEFLLEQGETAWTVPAQILQCNQPKRNSGEECSATSEQKPQLDLNKEALVRNTCMFWSQGKFNLDGQKDGSSLYHRRNCTKEVQRSRTFSSGLASLHNTREPGTPRHNFTNEIGHRKDHKTNMYSRRVYVSEDSSSSSSSSKVNFSLGYESQGSKDVSEAIPHIVLQSELSLEARRVLAAKALADINEFLGEEEVKQKVEMWQKELNSRDGAWDKICTERDPFILCSLMWSWIEQLKEPIISKDDIDMLAKNCTESQDALYLLRKTNLDSENGPYVYSTLKKVFKQTLEEKRKRLKEGTENHS; encoded by the exons ATGCAGGGTTCGCCCCGAAGACGTTCGGCAGTGAGTATATTTAGCAACTTCTTCCAGGGTCGGAGACATTCTTCCTCCGATCCTCTTCTTCGCATAATCCAGAGACGCCGGAGCTCGGTTGTAGAGGTACTCTCGTCATCAACTCACCGGGTTATGGTGGCGATATCGTCTCTGAGCCCTGAGGAGCTGGATGCaacttttcctgaaaaaaaaa GAAGTTCGAGGCGTCCAACAGCAAAATACACTAAAGTAGGGGAGCACCTTCGCCATGTCATTCCTGGTCACATGCAGTGCTCAATGGCATGTGGTGGACGTGCTTGCAAGTATGAAAATCCAGCTCGATGGAGTGACCAGGAGCAAGCTATTAAAGGGCTTTACTCTTCCTG GATAACAGATAACATACTGGCAATGGCTCGACCCTCAACAGAATTGATTGACAAGTACAACATTATTGAACAGTTTGAAAG ATGTGGCATAAAAACCATAATTAACCTTCAGCGTCCTGGGGAGCATGCAAGCTGTGGGAGTCCACTGGAACAAGAAAGCGGCTTCACCTACATTCCTGAAGCTTTTATGGAGGCTGGAA tttatttttataattttggaTGGAAGGATTATGGAGTGGCATCTCTCACTACTGTACTTGATATGGTAAAAGTCATGGCTTTCGCCTTGCAGGAAGGGAGGGTAGCTGTTCATTGTCACGCAGGACTTGGTCGGACAG GTGTTCTGATAGCTTGTTACTTAGTTTTTGCAACAAGAATGAGTGCTGATCAAGCAATTCTTTTTGTCAGAGCAAAAAGGCCTAATTCTATTCAGACTAGAGGGCAGTTGTTATGCATCAGAGAATTCACTCAGTTTTTGGTTCCTCTGAGAAACGTGTTTGCGTGCTGTGAGCCCAAGGCACACACAGTGACGCTGTCCCAGTACCTGACCCGTCAGAGACATCTGCTTCATGGTTACGAGAGTAGGCATCTCAAACATGTGCCAAAACTTATTCATCTTGTTTGCAAATTGTTGTTAGACCTGGCTGAAAACAGACAAGTGGTAGAGGCAGAATTGTTAGATATACCGGATCTCTCAGCTGAAATTGAAAAGACTGTTTCTCAGTTGGTATCCACACAGCTAGATAGAGAACTTGCAAGGCAGGACAGTGATATGTCAGACTCCTCCCACACCCACTCATCCACTTTCGAGACCCAGGattctcttttctccctgggACATGAATGTGATCCTCTTTGGAAAAGAAGGAATGTTGAATGCCTTCAGCCTCTAACTCATCTAAAAAGGCGTCTAAGCTATAGTGAGTCAGATTTAAGGAGAACTGAGTTTCTTTTAGAGCAAGGAGAAACTGCATGGACAGTACCTGCTCAGATACTACAGTGCAACCAACCCAAGCGGAACAGCGGTGAGGAATGTTCTGCCACAAGTGAACAAAAGCCACAGCTGGATTTAAATAAAGAGGCATTAGTGCGTAATACATGCATGTTCTGGAGTCAAGGTAAATTTAATTTGGATGGACAAAAAGATGGATCCTCCCTTTATCACAGAAGGAACTGTACGAAAGAAGTACAACGCAGTAGAACCTTTTCTTCAGGTCTAGCATCTCTCCACAATACCAGGGAACCCGGAACACCAAGGCATAATTTTACCAATGAGATTGGTCATAGAAAAGACCACAAGACTAATATGTATAGCAGAAGAGTCTATGTCTCTGAGGactcttcttcttcttcttcttcttctaaaGTGAACTTTTCCCTTGGATATGAAAGCCAAGGTAGCAAAGATGTGTCAGAGGCAATTCCACACATTGTTCTGCAGTCAGAATTAAGTTTGGAAGCCCGAAGAGTTTTGGCAGCAAAAGCACTTGCAGATATAAATGAATttctgggagaggaggaagtgAAGCAGAAGGTAGAAATGTGGCAG aaagaacTGAATTCTCGAGATGGAGCTTGGGATAAAATCTGTACCGAGAGAGATCCTTTTATCCTCTGTAGCTTGATGTGGTCCTGGATAGAGCAGCTGAAAGAACCTATTATATCCAAAGATGATATTGACATGCTGGCAAAAAattgcacagaatcacaggatgcACTTTACTTACTGAGAAAG ACAAACTTGGATTCTGAAAATGGACCATATGTTTACAGTACcttgaaaaaagtatttaaacagacactggaagaaaaaagaaaaaggcttaaGGAAGGAACAGAGAATCACTCTTGA
- the PTPDC1 gene encoding protein tyrosine phosphatase domain-containing protein 1 isoform X2, whose amino-acid sequence MRPRPALFCPAGRRSGGLTQREAGTAMAAGALLQNELPYSSLLESSLHLANMSSGSSRRPTAKYTKVGEHLRHVIPGHMQCSMACGGRACKYENPARWSDQEQAIKGLYSSWITDNILAMARPSTELIDKYNIIEQFERCGIKTIINLQRPGEHASCGSPLEQESGFTYIPEAFMEAGIYFYNFGWKDYGVASLTTVLDMVKVMAFALQEGRVAVHCHAGLGRTGVLIACYLVFATRMSADQAILFVRAKRPNSIQTRGQLLCIREFTQFLVPLRNVFACCEPKAHTVTLSQYLTRQRHLLHGYESRHLKHVPKLIHLVCKLLLDLAENRQVVEAELLDIPDLSAEIEKTVSQLVSTQLDRELARQDSDMSDSSHTHSSTFETQDSLFSLGHECDPLWKRRNVECLQPLTHLKRRLSYSESDLRRTEFLLEQGETAWTVPAQILQCNQPKRNSGEECSATSEQKPQLDLNKEALVRNTCMFWSQGKFNLDGQKDGSSLYHRRNCTKEVQRSRTFSSGLASLHNTREPGTPRHNFTNEIGHRKDHKTNMYSRRVYVSEDSSSSSSSSKVNFSLGYESQGSKDVSEAIPHIVLQSELSLEARRVLAAKALADINEFLGEEEVKQKVEMWQKELNSRDGAWDKICTERDPFILCSLMWSWIEQLKEPIISKDDIDMLAKNCTESQDALYLLRKEQCQTILCIFHCVVNLQMLPADVEEALLARAIKAFTKTNLDSENGPYVYSTLKKVFKQTLEEKRKRLKEGTENHS is encoded by the exons ATGCGCCCACGGCCGGCGCTCTTTTGCCCAGCCGGGCGGCGGAGTGGCGGCCTGACGCAGCGGGAGGCAG GTACTGCAATGGCTGCAGGAGCTTTGCTGCAAAATGAATTACCGTATTCTTCATTGCTAGAGAGCAGTCTACATCTTGCAAATATGAGTTCAG GAAGTTCGAGGCGTCCAACAGCAAAATACACTAAAGTAGGGGAGCACCTTCGCCATGTCATTCCTGGTCACATGCAGTGCTCAATGGCATGTGGTGGACGTGCTTGCAAGTATGAAAATCCAGCTCGATGGAGTGACCAGGAGCAAGCTATTAAAGGGCTTTACTCTTCCTG GATAACAGATAACATACTGGCAATGGCTCGACCCTCAACAGAATTGATTGACAAGTACAACATTATTGAACAGTTTGAAAG ATGTGGCATAAAAACCATAATTAACCTTCAGCGTCCTGGGGAGCATGCAAGCTGTGGGAGTCCACTGGAACAAGAAAGCGGCTTCACCTACATTCCTGAAGCTTTTATGGAGGCTGGAA tttatttttataattttggaTGGAAGGATTATGGAGTGGCATCTCTCACTACTGTACTTGATATGGTAAAAGTCATGGCTTTCGCCTTGCAGGAAGGGAGGGTAGCTGTTCATTGTCACGCAGGACTTGGTCGGACAG GTGTTCTGATAGCTTGTTACTTAGTTTTTGCAACAAGAATGAGTGCTGATCAAGCAATTCTTTTTGTCAGAGCAAAAAGGCCTAATTCTATTCAGACTAGAGGGCAGTTGTTATGCATCAGAGAATTCACTCAGTTTTTGGTTCCTCTGAGAAACGTGTTTGCGTGCTGTGAGCCCAAGGCACACACAGTGACGCTGTCCCAGTACCTGACCCGTCAGAGACATCTGCTTCATGGTTACGAGAGTAGGCATCTCAAACATGTGCCAAAACTTATTCATCTTGTTTGCAAATTGTTGTTAGACCTGGCTGAAAACAGACAAGTGGTAGAGGCAGAATTGTTAGATATACCGGATCTCTCAGCTGAAATTGAAAAGACTGTTTCTCAGTTGGTATCCACACAGCTAGATAGAGAACTTGCAAGGCAGGACAGTGATATGTCAGACTCCTCCCACACCCACTCATCCACTTTCGAGACCCAGGattctcttttctccctgggACATGAATGTGATCCTCTTTGGAAAAGAAGGAATGTTGAATGCCTTCAGCCTCTAACTCATCTAAAAAGGCGTCTAAGCTATAGTGAGTCAGATTTAAGGAGAACTGAGTTTCTTTTAGAGCAAGGAGAAACTGCATGGACAGTACCTGCTCAGATACTACAGTGCAACCAACCCAAGCGGAACAGCGGTGAGGAATGTTCTGCCACAAGTGAACAAAAGCCACAGCTGGATTTAAATAAAGAGGCATTAGTGCGTAATACATGCATGTTCTGGAGTCAAGGTAAATTTAATTTGGATGGACAAAAAGATGGATCCTCCCTTTATCACAGAAGGAACTGTACGAAAGAAGTACAACGCAGTAGAACCTTTTCTTCAGGTCTAGCATCTCTCCACAATACCAGGGAACCCGGAACACCAAGGCATAATTTTACCAATGAGATTGGTCATAGAAAAGACCACAAGACTAATATGTATAGCAGAAGAGTCTATGTCTCTGAGGactcttcttcttcttcttcttcttctaaaGTGAACTTTTCCCTTGGATATGAAAGCCAAGGTAGCAAAGATGTGTCAGAGGCAATTCCACACATTGTTCTGCAGTCAGAATTAAGTTTGGAAGCCCGAAGAGTTTTGGCAGCAAAAGCACTTGCAGATATAAATGAATttctgggagaggaggaagtgAAGCAGAAGGTAGAAATGTGGCAG aaagaacTGAATTCTCGAGATGGAGCTTGGGATAAAATCTGTACCGAGAGAGATCCTTTTATCCTCTGTAGCTTGATGTGGTCCTGGATAGAGCAGCTGAAAGAACCTATTATATCCAAAGATGATATTGACATGCTGGCAAAAAattgcacagaatcacaggatgcACTTTACTTACTGAGAAAG GAACAGTGTCAGACTATCCTTTGTATTTTCCACTGTGTGGTGAACTTGCAAATGCTACCAGCTGATGTGGAGGAGGCCTTACTTGCTCGTGCTATTAAAGCTTTCACTAAG ACAAACTTGGATTCTGAAAATGGACCATATGTTTACAGTACcttgaaaaaagtatttaaacagacactggaagaaaaaagaaaaaggcttaaGGAAGGAACAGAGAATCACTCTTGA